One region of Baekduia soli genomic DNA includes:
- a CDS encoding AMP-binding protein, whose amino-acid sequence MGHWWPMLLGAEVTCVRDGAQVVATLPEVRPTIWGSVPRVWEKLRSALQAQGVTDPAGMPATARRAVLERLGLDQVRWMYSGAAPVAAETLDWFLALGLPLCEVWGLTESSGLLTVNPVGAQRTGTVGPALPGSELRLAPDGEVLARAPQVMRGYRDDPVRTAEALDDEGWLHTGDIGTFDEDGYLTIVDRKKEIIINAAGKNMAPSAIENALKTAGPLIGQACVIGDARPYVSALLVLDPEATVPGDEAELEAAVQREVDAANARLSRAEHVRRWTLLRDEWLPGGDELTPTMKLKRRPIAEKYAAAIEALYDTGGPGDDGRPSREGLRAVLDEADIPVLLMVLVHLTGDRRWMQAPYLPERDMRIIPDPSGGLAPERQDEVRAAALEVLAAARPHDALPDVSEEQFAEMLRVCVADDVPQEYVPMLLEDMGFRARPRPEPVHVQPGTFSVLVIGAGFSGIATSIALAEAGIPHTIVERNDDVGGCWLENTYPEAGVDTPNHWYSFSFAREHDWRHYFSKQPEILDYVRGVADAHGVRERVRFGTTVTACRYDDATQRWHTEVMRPDGTPETLVSHAVVTGVGAFHEPKIPAFDGLERFGGPVFHTSRWPAGLDLRGRRVALVGTGASCVQAARTVAEDAEHLTIFQRSPQWLSPNPYYRAEVGEGKRWLLRNVPLYASWYRFTLFWRYGDSLLPHIQVDPEWEHPERAVNASNDRHRRFFTRYIERELEGRPDLIAKALPSYPPYGKRMIIDNDWYRTIRRDDVTLVDRAVAGLDETGIIDADGRHHEVDVVAMATGFHATRFLWPMEITGAGGLTIDEAWDGDDARAHLGITMPGFPNLFMTLGPNTLLGHGGSAAFVIEAQVNYIVRCLAWMAREQIGSIEPRQAPFEAYNAAVDAAHERMVFAHPGMDNWYKNSRGRVAALTPFRLVDYWSMTREPDPEDFDARPRTAPPAPVAP is encoded by the coding sequence ATGGGCCACTGGTGGCCGATGCTGCTCGGCGCCGAGGTGACCTGCGTGCGCGACGGGGCGCAGGTCGTGGCGACCCTGCCCGAGGTGCGACCCACGATCTGGGGGTCGGTGCCGCGGGTGTGGGAGAAGCTGCGCTCGGCGCTGCAGGCCCAGGGCGTCACCGATCCGGCCGGGATGCCCGCGACGGCGCGCCGCGCGGTCCTCGAGCGCCTCGGCCTGGACCAGGTCCGCTGGATGTACTCCGGCGCCGCGCCGGTGGCCGCCGAGACGCTCGACTGGTTCCTGGCGCTGGGGCTGCCGCTGTGCGAGGTCTGGGGCCTGACGGAGTCCAGCGGCCTGCTGACCGTCAACCCCGTCGGCGCGCAGCGGACCGGCACGGTGGGGCCGGCGCTGCCCGGCTCGGAGCTGCGGCTGGCGCCCGACGGCGAGGTGCTGGCGCGCGCGCCGCAGGTCATGCGCGGCTACCGCGACGACCCGGTGCGCACCGCCGAGGCGCTCGACGACGAGGGGTGGCTGCACACGGGCGACATCGGCACGTTCGACGAGGACGGGTACCTGACGATCGTCGACCGCAAGAAGGAGATCATCATCAACGCGGCGGGCAAGAACATGGCGCCGTCGGCGATCGAGAACGCGCTGAAGACCGCCGGGCCGCTCATCGGCCAGGCGTGCGTGATCGGCGACGCGCGGCCCTACGTCTCCGCGCTGCTCGTGCTCGATCCCGAGGCGACCGTCCCCGGCGACGAGGCCGAGCTGGAGGCGGCCGTCCAGCGCGAGGTCGACGCCGCCAACGCACGGCTCTCTCGGGCCGAGCACGTGCGCCGCTGGACGCTGCTGCGCGACGAGTGGCTGCCCGGCGGCGACGAGCTGACGCCGACGATGAAGCTCAAGCGCAGGCCGATCGCCGAGAAGTACGCCGCCGCGATCGAGGCCCTCTACGACACCGGCGGCCCGGGCGATGACGGGCGTCCGTCGCGGGAGGGCCTGCGCGCCGTGCTGGACGAGGCCGACATCCCCGTGTTGCTCATGGTGCTCGTGCACCTCACCGGCGACCGCCGCTGGATGCAGGCGCCCTACCTGCCCGAGCGCGACATGCGGATCATCCCCGACCCCTCGGGCGGGCTGGCGCCCGAGCGCCAGGACGAGGTCCGCGCCGCCGCCCTGGAGGTCCTCGCGGCGGCCCGGCCGCACGACGCGCTGCCCGACGTCTCCGAGGAGCAGTTCGCCGAGATGCTGCGCGTGTGCGTCGCCGACGACGTCCCGCAGGAGTACGTCCCGATGCTCCTGGAGGACATGGGCTTCCGCGCGCGACCGCGGCCCGAGCCCGTGCACGTGCAGCCGGGCACGTTCTCCGTCCTGGTCATCGGCGCGGGCTTCTCGGGGATCGCGACCTCCATCGCGCTCGCCGAGGCCGGCATCCCGCACACGATCGTCGAGCGCAACGACGACGTCGGCGGCTGCTGGCTGGAGAACACCTATCCCGAGGCCGGCGTCGACACACCCAACCACTGGTACTCGTTCAGCTTCGCGCGCGAGCACGACTGGCGCCACTACTTCTCCAAGCAGCCCGAGATCCTCGACTACGTGCGCGGGGTCGCCGACGCGCACGGCGTCCGCGAGCGGGTCCGCTTCGGGACGACGGTCACGGCCTGCCGCTACGACGACGCGACCCAGCGCTGGCACACGGAGGTCATGCGCCCCGACGGCACCCCGGAGACGCTCGTGTCCCACGCGGTGGTCACCGGCGTCGGCGCCTTCCACGAGCCGAAGATCCCGGCCTTCGACGGCCTGGAGCGGTTCGGCGGGCCCGTCTTCCACACCTCGCGCTGGCCGGCGGGCCTGGACCTGCGGGGCCGGCGCGTCGCGCTGGTGGGCACGGGCGCGAGCTGCGTGCAGGCGGCGCGCACGGTCGCCGAGGACGCCGAGCACCTGACGATCTTCCAGCGCTCGCCGCAGTGGCTCTCGCCCAACCCGTACTACCGCGCCGAGGTCGGGGAGGGCAAGCGCTGGCTGCTGCGCAACGTCCCGCTCTACGCCTCCTGGTACCGGTTCACGCTGTTCTGGCGCTACGGCGACAGCCTGCTGCCCCACATCCAGGTCGACCCGGAGTGGGAGCACCCGGAGCGCGCGGTCAACGCGAGCAACGACCGCCACCGCCGGTTCTTCACGCGCTACATCGAGCGCGAGCTCGAGGGGCGACCCGACCTCATCGCCAAGGCGCTGCCGAGCTACCCGCCCTATGGCAAGCGGATGATCATCGACAACGACTGGTACCGGACGATCCGCCGCGACGACGTCACGCTCGTCGACCGGGCCGTCGCGGGCCTGGACGAGACCGGCATCATCGACGCCGACGGACGCCACCACGAGGTCGACGTCGTCGCGATGGCCACGGGCTTCCACGCCACGCGCTTCCTGTGGCCCATGGAGATCACCGGCGCGGGCGGGCTCACGATCGACGAGGCGTGGGACGGCGACGACGCCCGCGCCCACCTGGGCATCACGATGCCCGGCTTCCCGAACCTGTTCATGACGCTGGGGCCCAACACGCTGCTGGGCCACGGCGGCAGCGCGGCGTTCGTCATCGAGGCCCAGGTCAACTACATCGTCCGGTGCCTGGCGTGGATGGCCCGGGAGCAGATCGGGTCGATCGAGCCGCGCCAGGCACCCTTCGAGGCCTACAACGCCGCGGTCGACGCCGCCCACGAGCGGATGGTCTTCGCCCACCCGGGCATGGACAACTGGTACAAGAACTCACGCGGGCGGGTCGCGGCGCTGACGCCGTTCCGCCTCGTCGACTACTGGTCGATGACCCGCGAGCCCGACCCCGAGGACTTCGACGCGCGACCGCGCACCGCCCCGCCGGCGCCGGTGGCGCCGTGA